The Pseudoxanthomonas sp. SL93 genome segment TGGCCCGTTCCGCGCGATGCCGGCGCGGGCCGCGGTTCACGGGCCGCCTGGCGCGCGGATCAATGCATCGGTCAGCGCACCATTCGCGTTGAGGTCCTGGAACGTACCCAGGGTGTCCACGCCCACGTTCACGCGCGTGGCGGTATTGATGTCCTGGTTGTCCAGCGTGTTCTGGATGACCACGCCACCGGCGATGCCAGCGGGATCGAAGCGGTTGCCCTCGCCCACCTGCACGACCACGCCGCGGTTGAACTCGGCCAGTGACTGCGCCTGCTGGTCGGTGATGCTGCGCACGTCGGGGATCTGCACCGCGATGCGCGCGGTCAGTTCTCCGTTGACGTACACCACGCGCTCGATGCCGAACGACAGCATCATCCCGGAAGGCAGCTGGAAGCCGCCCCGCATCTGCGCCAGCCGGGCCGGGTCGACCGGTTGCCACTCCGCCCCCAACCCGCCACGAGGCGCGCTGTCCGACCCGCTGCCCTGCCCCTGCGCACCGGCGGGCAACAGCATCGCCGCCGCGATGATGGCCAGCGTCCGCATCTTCTTCGCATGCGTGTCCATGTCAGATGTCTCCCGGTCCGCGCCTGGGCACGGTGATGTTGCGCAGGCCATCGCGCTGGATTCCCATGTCGAGCGGCGCCGGAGGAGCGGTCTGCCAGTCGCTGGCCTGGTTAAAGCGGGCCAGTTCGCGGCGGTTGTGCACCACGAACAGCACGCGGTTGTCCCACAGGGCCTCGAACCGCGAACGCGGCATGGCGCGCGTGCCACGCGCGGGATCGCCCAGCAGCACGCGACCGTTCTTCAGGCCCTTGACGACGACGAAATGGCGATAGCCGCGATCATTCAGCAGCACGATCGCCGGCACGTTCTCTTCCTGCAGTTTCTCCAGCGGCAGTTCGAAGCCGTCCGCCTCGAATCCCTTCGACTTCAGGTAACGCCGCATGTCGAGCAGCGAGAAGCCTTCCTTGCGGATCTTCACCTGGTCGCCGTTGTTGTACATCTGCACGAACACATCGACCTCGTTCACCGGATGGCCGTACTGGTGCGTCAGCAGGGTGGCCGTCGCCGCCGAGCCGCAGCTGAAGTCGTACTGCTGCGGGATGGTCATCTTGAAGCGCGCTTCCTTCAGGCTGGTCACGCGCACGCTGTAGGCGCCGCCGTTGGGCAGGCGCAACTCCGTGGTGCTGGCGGACGCGCCGCCCAGCACGGCCAGCGCGCAGGCAAGCGCGCCACCCCTCAGGCGCAGTCGCTTCACGGCATCGGATCCACGAAGTCGACCGTGACGATCATGGCGTTCTGGATCAGCACGTTGGTGCCGGTGTTCTGGATCACCGTGTTGATGCCGTTGGAATTCCCGAACGCGCCATCGGAGATGGCATTTGAGCCGCTGATGATGCGGTTGGCGGTATTGCCTTCCACCGATCCATCCACGTCGATCAGGTTTTCCGTCGTTCCGTCACCGCCGCGCAGATCGGCCAGGCGCCCGGCATCGACGGTGCGTCCAAGCTCGCTGACGGGCTTGAATGGCACTTTCAATTCGACCAGGGGCAATGCTTCCGTTGCCGATGTCGCGTCCACGGCCACGTCATTCCCGGCCTGCGTGGCCAATGCAAAGAAAAATATTCCCGATGCCGCCAGACGCAGCATGGTCACTCGATGCGGTTGCATGGTCAGTCTCCCTTGCCATGCGTTCCTGTGCGTTCACGCCGACCTTCGCCCGCATGCGGGCGACACTCCGGCAATCACGCGCAATGCCCCGGGCCGTCACCGGCCCAGGGCATCTTCGGAGCGCTTACGGACCTACGGTCAGGTTGGCTTGCACGGTGATGCCCTGCTGGATCAGCGATGCCATGCCGCTGTTCTGGGCCGCCACCATGATGCCTGCCGCCGACTGGCCGACGCTGGTCATGTTGTTGGACATGTTGAACGTGCCGGCGTTGTTGGCCACGGATCCGCCCGAGCCGCCTGCGCCGCCCGTGGCACCATTGCCCACGCCGCCAGTGCCGACGCCGCCGTTGCCGGTACCGCCATTGCCGTCACCGCCGACGCCGCCCTCGGCGCCCACGGCACCGGTCGCACCGTCACCCGCGGTGGCATCGCCGTTGGAGGCCGAGGAGGACGCGCCGCCGTTGGTGGCATCGCCATTGCTGGCATCACCGCCATCGCCGCCGTCTCCCGCCGTCGCGGTCAACGTGCCGCCTGCGCCGCCCGTGCCCGAACCGGCTGCACCCGTACCGGTGCCATCGCCGCCCGTGCCGGAGCCATCACCGCCGGTACCCGAGCCTGCGCCACCGGTGCCGGTGACATCGCCCGACGTACCCGCACCCGCCGTCGCGGTGCTGGAGCCACCGGTCGACGTCGCGTCACCCGACGTGCCTGCACCACCGGTCGCCGTGCCGTCGCCGCTGCTGCCGTTGCCGGCGCCGCGTTCGCGCGAATCGCCACTGCCTGCACCGGCGTCGCCACCGGAAGCACCTGCGATGGAGCCGGTATCGCCACTGCCTGCGCCGGCATCACCGCCGGAGGCACCGCTGCCACCCAGCGTACTGCCGCCCAGGCCGCCCGCGTCGCCGCCCCAGCCGCCGGCATCGCCACCGGAGCCGCGGCCGTCGCCGCCGTAGCCCTTGCCGTCGCCGCCGTTGCCACCGCGGGTGTCATCGACGTTGCCGCCGCGACCACCGTTGCCGGCCACGGCATCGCCGATCGAAGCGCTGCCATTGGAAGAATCGCCAGCCGATGCGCTGCCGTTGTTGGCATCGCCACCGCTGCCGCCGTTGCCGCCGTTGCCGCCGTCGCCGCCGTTGCCGCCAGCGCCGTCGCCACCGTTGCCCGTGCCGCCATAGCCCTTGCCGCCATAGCCCGCTCCACCCTTGCCACCGTCACCGCCATTGGCATCGCCCCAGTTCTTGGCGACATTGCCAATGTCGTGCACGGTCACGCCCGAAACGCTGCCGATCAGCTTGGTTTCGGCCACGGCCTTGCTGTGGTTGAAGGAGTTGGAGAACGTGGAGGTCGCGGTGCTGCCGTTGTTGGCGGCAGTGGAGCCGTAACCTTCTGCCTTGGCGCTGCCGCGATTGTTGCGGTTGTCGCCGTCATGCGAGCTGTTGTCGCTGTGGTCGGAGTTGTCCGAGTTGTTGCTGCTGTCGCTGTTGTCCGAATTGTCGGAGTTGTTGCTGTTGTCGGTATTGGTGCTGTTGTTGCTGGCGTCAACGGCCAGGTTGACCAGAATGTCGTCGCCGGTTCCGTTTTCCGTATTGGTTTGTTGTGCGAATGCCTGTCCCGTCAGACCGAGTCCCAGCAGCACCGCGGATGCAATGAGAGTCTTGCGTGTGCACATCGTTGATTCTCCTTTTCGCCGCTCTGGGGCCCAGGGGAAGACCCTAAAAAGCGACGCGGGTCACATTCACACAGCAATCGTTAGCCACCCCGGGATGTGACGTTAAGAAGTCGTTAGCAGCATGACCGCTTGTCCGCAGGTCAAAGCGGACTGTCATGAAAGGACATCGAGAGACAGGCAACCGCCGTTGCCGGGCTGCGGTGCGTGTCGGTCAGCCGGGATGCACCGGCATGGACGACGCCAGCCGTGCGCCCGCCCAGACCAGCAGCAGCCCCAGCACCAGGCTGGCGAGCAGATAGGCGATCAGCAGGCCGCCGCGATCCGATCGCGCGAACAGCAGGCACTCCACCATCAGCGCGGAGAACGTGGTCAACGCCCCCAGTACGCCCACCACCAGGAAGGCGCGCCAGTAGATGGTCGAACTGCCGCGGGTTTCCAGCCAGACCACCAGGTAGCCGGCGGCGAAGGCGCCGATCATGTTCACCGCGAACGTTCCCCACGGGAACCCATGCCCCAGCTGCCGCAGCAGCACGCCACCCAGCCAGAAGCGGCCGGCCGCGCCCAGCGCGCCGCCCACCATCACCAGCAGCAGCTGCCACCACCACGGGCCGGCCGGCATCGCTCAGCCCTCTCCGTTCCGGCGATCGCCGGCCGAGGCACGCGCCTGGCGCCGTGCCTCGCGCAGCCGGTCGAGTTTCTCCTTCAGCTTGATCTCCAGGCCCCGCTCCACGGGCGCGTAGTAGACCTGTTCGCCCATAGCATCGGGAAACGCCGTCTGATCCAGCGCGATGCCGCCTTCCGCATCGTGGTCGTACTGGTAGCCGGTGCCGTAGCCCAGCTCCTTCATCAGCTTGGTGGGTGCGTTGCGCAGGTGCAGCGGCACGTCCTGCGTGCCGTACTCGCGCACGTCGCGCTTGGCCGCGTTGAACGCCATGTAGCCCGCGTTGGACTTGGCCGTGCTGGCCAGATAGATGACCAGCTGCGCCAGCGCCAAGTCGCCTTCGGGGCTGCCGAGCCGCTCGTACGTGTCCCAGGCATCGATGGCCATCTGCAGGGCACGTGGATCGGCCAGGCCGATGTCTTCCACCGCCATGCGCGTCATGCGCCGGGCCAGGTAGGCCGGGTCGCAGCCGCCGTCCAGCATGCGCGCCAGCCAGTACACGGCACCATCGGGGTTGGAACTGCGGACGGACTTGTGCAGCGCCGATATCTGGTCGTAGAACTGTTCGCCGCCCTTGTCGAAGCGGCGCGTACGGTCGGCCAGCACCTGCACCAGTGTCTGAGGCGTGATGCGGTTGCCCTCGTCGGCCGCCAGTTCGGCCGCGATCTCCAGCAACGTCAACGCACGGCGTACGTCGCCATCGGCGGCGCTGGCGATTTCGCGCAACGCGTCATCGTCCACCTGCAAAGGCTGGTCGCCGAAACCGCGCTCGCGGTCGTCCAGTGCCTGCCGCAGCGCCTGGCGGATGTCGTCGACCGACACCGCTTCCATTACGTGCACGCGGCAACGCGACAGCAATGCCGAGTTCAGTTCGAAGGAAGGATTTTCGGTGGTGGCACCGACGAAGATGATGGTGCCGCGTTCGATGTGCGGCAGGAAGGCATCCTGCTGTGCCTTGTTGAAGCGGTGCACCTCATCGACGAACAGCACCGTGCGGCGTCCGCCGGCGAAGCGCTGTGCCGCCTCGCCCAGCACCTGCCTTACCTCCGGCAAGCCCGACAGCACGGCGGAGATCGCCTTGAACTCGGCATCCGCATAACGCGCCAGCAGCAGCGACAGCGTCGTCTTGCCGCAGCCCGGCGGGCCCCAGAGGATCATCGAATGCACGTGCCCCGATTCAACTGCACGGCGCAGCGCACTGCCCGGCGCCAGCAGGCGGCGCTGGCCGACCATCTCATCCAGCGTGCGTGGCCGCATGCGTTCGGCCAACGGGCGCAGGGCCTCGTTGTCGACGCTCAGCAGGTCGGTCTGCGGTTCAAGCGGGGTGCGTGTCCTGGCCACGCTTCATTGTAGCGAAGCGTGGCCGCCGGTTACGGCTTGCGGACCATGCGTGGTCCTCAGGGGCCGCCCACCACGTCAACGCCCTTGGCGGGCGTATAGGCGAACGTGCCGCGCGCAAACGGCGGGTTGCGCTTCCAACCGGTGAAGCTGATCTCGGTGCGTTGGCCCACGGCGTCCTTCACTTCCATCTTCACCAGCGCGCCATTGGCGAAGGCCAGGCGTGCGGTCTGGAAACTGGCATCGCCTTCGTTCCTGGGCGTGAGCGTCAACCACTGCAAGCCGCCCTGGCCAGCGGCCTCGCTGACGTTGAACTGGCGGTCGAGCTTGCCGGGGTCGATCAGCGCCGCCAGCGGGCTGTTCTCTTCCTCGATGCCCTGCTCCCGCACCGTTGCCTGCTGCAGGTCCGGATCGTAGACCCACACCTTCTTGCCGTCGGCCACGATCAGCTGCACGTACGGCTTGTTGTATTCCCAACGGAACAGGCGCGGCGCGGACAGCGCGACACGGCCATTGGAACTCTCTTTCAGCTTGCCGCCCCCGTCGTAGACATTCTGGGTGAACTGGCCGTCCAGTCCCTTCAATCCGGTGGTGAAGGTCTTCAGCTCGTCACGTGCGCCGGCGAAAGCGCTGGTGGCAAGCAACGCGGTGGCGAGGACGGCGTAGCGTGCGGTACGGAGCATGGTGCGTTCCGGGATGAAGGACATGGGGTGCAGTGTGGCCGGATGAAACTGAATGGGGGGTGGGCGCACGAATCCCGTGGGAGCGACGTCAGTCGCGATGAAGCGTCGCGGGAGTCGATCGCGACTGACGTCGCTCCCACAGAAGAAGCCTCAGCGCGGCGGAGGCGGTGCGAGCACCTGGCGGTCGCCATTGTGTTCGGGTGGCGTGACCACGCCTGCGGCCTCCATGGCTTCGATCAGGCGGGCGGCGCGGTTGTAACCGATCTTCAGGCGGCGCTGCACCCCGGAAATGGAGGCACGCCGGCTTTCGGTGACGATCTTGACCGCTTCGTCGTACAGCGGGTCGGACTCGTCCCCCCCACCGCCACCGGATTCTGGCAGACCCGTCGGGCCGACGACGATGCCGTCCCCCATGGTCTGCACCTCCTCCAGCACGCCCTCGATGTAGTCGGCGGTACCGCTGGCCTTGAGGTGTTCGACGACGCGATGCACTTCTTCGTCGCTGACGAAGGCGCCGTGGATGCGTTCCGGCATCGCGGTGCCCGGCGGCAGGTAGAGCATGTCGCCGTGGCCGAGCAGCGTTTCCGCGCCGGACTGGTCCAGGATGGTGCGGGAGTCGATCTTGGAGCTGACCTGGAACGCGATGCGGGTGGGAATATTCGCCTTGATCAGACCGGTGATGACGTCCACCGACGGGCGCTGCGTGGCCAGGATCAGGTGGATGCCGGCCGCGCGCGCCTTCTGCGCCAGGCGTGCGATCAGTTCCTCCACCTTCTTGCCGACGATCATCATCATGTCGGCGAATTCGTCGATGAAGATGACGATGAAGGGCATCGGCTCCAGCGGACGCGGGGCCTCGGCCAGGTCCGGATTCGGCTTGAACAGCGGGTCCATCATCGGCTGGCCGGCGTCCTGCGCGTCCTTCACCTTCTTGTTGAAGCCGGCCAGGTTGCGCACGCCGACCGCGCTCATCAGCTTGTAGCGGCGTTCCATTTCCGCTACGCACCAGCGCAGGCCGTTGGCGGCCTCCTTCATGTCGGTGACCACCGGCGCCAGCAGGTGCGGGATGCCCTGGTAGACGCTGAGCTCCAGCATCTTCGGGTCGATCATCAGCATGCGCAGGTCTTTCGGCGAGGCCTTGTACAGCAGGCTCAGCACCATCGCGTTGACCGCCACCGACTTGCCCGAGCCGGTGGTACCGGCGACCAGCAGGTGCGGCATGCGCGCCAGGTCGGCCACGGTCGGGCGCCCGGCGATGTCCTTGCCCAGCGCCAGCGTCAGCGGACTGCCGGACTTGTCGTATTCCTTCGAGCGCAGCAGCTCGGAGAGGAAGATCATCTCGCGGCTGGTATTGGGGATTTCCAGGCCGATCACCGACTTGCCGGGGATCACGTCCACCACGCGCACCGACTTGACCGACAGGCCGCGGGCGATGTCCTTGTCCAGCGAACTGATCTGGCTGACCTTCACGCCGGGCGCGGGCTCCATCTCGAAGCGCGTGATGACCGGGCCCGGATAGGCGCCGACCACCTGCGCATCGATGCGGAAGTCCTTCAGCTTGAACTCGATCTGCCGCGACAGGGTTTCCAGGGTCTCCTCGGAATAGCCCTTGGTCTGCGGCTTGGGATCGTCCAGCAGCGACAGCGGCGGCAGGCCCGATTCGTCGCCACCCGTTCCGTGGAACAGCGGGATCTGCTGCTCGCGCTTGGCGCGTTCGCTCTTTTCAACCACCGCCGGCGCGGGCGGCTCGATCTTCACCGGTTCGCGCTTGGCGCGCGCCACCGCATCGATCTTGCGCACGATCTCACGCTCTTCGCGCATCGCACGGGTCTGCTGCCACTCATTGGCCTGCTGGCTGCCGCGACGGAACAGGTCCGGGATCATCAGCACGTACTTGCCGATGCGCTCCATCACCGCGAACCACGACAGGCCGGTGGCCAGCGTCACCGACACCAGGAACAGCACCAGCAGGAACAGGTTGCCCCCCAGCCCGCCGAAGCCGGCCAGCAGCGACTTGCCCACCAGCGTGCCGAGGATGCCGCCGGGACCTGCCGAAAAGTGTTCGGCGGGCACGCCGCGCAGATGCAGCAGGCCGCTCGCCGAGATCAGGAAGCCCACCATGCCGATCAGGCGCAACGCCGGCCCCAGGTCCGCTTCGCCATCCCCGTCGGTGTCCATGCCGAACAGCGCGATCCACGCCACCGCACCCAGGATCAGCGGCAGCAGGAAGGCGACGTATCCGCAGAATGCCAGCAGCATCGCCGACACCCATGCGCCGACGAAGCCCCCCATGTTCTTCACCGGCGCCGTCAGGCTGCCCGCCTGCGACCAGCTGGGGTCTTCGGGTGAAAAAGTGAAAAGGCTGGCCAGCAGATAAAGCAGCAAGGGGGCGATGGCGATCAACGCCAGGTCACGCCACAGGCGCTGGCGTCGCGGATTGGCGGCGGCCTGCTTGCGCGCCGCTGCGTTGGCGCCCTTGGGTTTGCCGTTTTCCGGAAGCTGTTTTGCCACCTTTCGACCAGACCTTAGGAAAATGTCATTAGTCCTTGATAATAAACGAATCCGGAGCGGATATCAGTACCATCAAGACCCGAGTTGGCAAGCGTGCCTGCAGGAGCGGCCACAAAAAACGCCGCGCCCCGGGCGCAGCGTCATCTTGAGGAAGGAACCGGCCCATGCATCACCGCTTTCCATCCGCGCGCCTTGATTAGACCTGGTCGCACCGCCACTCTATGCGCCTGCGAACGGTACGTCATCACGCCTTCGCACGACCGTTTTCCACCTTTTCGCGAGTATACATGAGCACTTCGAAGCACTGCCGCCTGTTGATCCTGGGCTCCGGACCCGCCGGTTGGACCGCCGCCGTCTATGCCGCGCGCGCCAACCTGAAGCCCGTGGTCGTCACCGGCCTGCAGCAGGGTGGCCAGCTGATGACCACCACCGAAGTGGACAACTGGCCGGGCGATGCTCATGGCCTGATGGGCCCGGACCTGATGGCGCGCATGCAGGCGCATGCGGAGCGCTTCGAGACCGAGGTGATCTTCGACCACGTCCATACCGCCGACCTGTCCCAGCGCCCCTTCAAGCTGATCGGCGACAGCGGCGAGTACACCGCCGATGCCCTGATCATCGCCACCGGCG includes the following:
- a CDS encoding DNA translocase FtsK, with amino-acid sequence MAKQLPENGKPKGANAAARKQAAANPRRQRLWRDLALIAIAPLLLYLLASLFTFSPEDPSWSQAGSLTAPVKNMGGFVGAWVSAMLLAFCGYVAFLLPLILGAVAWIALFGMDTDGDGEADLGPALRLIGMVGFLISASGLLHLRGVPAEHFSAGPGGILGTLVGKSLLAGFGGLGGNLFLLVLFLVSVTLATGLSWFAVMERIGKYVLMIPDLFRRGSQQANEWQQTRAMREEREIVRKIDAVARAKREPVKIEPPAPAVVEKSERAKREQQIPLFHGTGGDESGLPPLSLLDDPKPQTKGYSEETLETLSRQIEFKLKDFRIDAQVVGAYPGPVITRFEMEPAPGVKVSQISSLDKDIARGLSVKSVRVVDVIPGKSVIGLEIPNTSREMIFLSELLRSKEYDKSGSPLTLALGKDIAGRPTVADLARMPHLLVAGTTGSGKSVAVNAMVLSLLYKASPKDLRMLMIDPKMLELSVYQGIPHLLAPVVTDMKEAANGLRWCVAEMERRYKLMSAVGVRNLAGFNKKVKDAQDAGQPMMDPLFKPNPDLAEAPRPLEPMPFIVIFIDEFADMMMIVGKKVEELIARLAQKARAAGIHLILATQRPSVDVITGLIKANIPTRIAFQVSSKIDSRTILDQSGAETLLGHGDMLYLPPGTAMPERIHGAFVSDEEVHRVVEHLKASGTADYIEGVLEEVQTMGDGIVVGPTGLPESGGGGGDESDPLYDEAVKIVTESRRASISGVQRRLKIGYNRAARLIEAMEAAGVVTPPEHNGDRQVLAPPPPR
- the lolA gene encoding outer membrane lipoprotein chaperone LolA produces the protein MLRTARYAVLATALLATSAFAGARDELKTFTTGLKGLDGQFTQNVYDGGGKLKESSNGRVALSAPRLFRWEYNKPYVQLIVADGKKVWVYDPDLQQATVREQGIEEENSPLAALIDPGKLDRQFNVSEAAGQGGLQWLTLTPRNEGDASFQTARLAFANGALVKMEVKDAVGQRTEISFTGWKRNPPFARGTFAYTPAKGVDVVGGP
- the crcB gene encoding fluoride efflux transporter CrcB, which codes for MPAGPWWWQLLLVMVGGALGAAGRFWLGGVLLRQLGHGFPWGTFAVNMIGAFAAGYLVVWLETRGSSTIYWRAFLVVGVLGALTTFSALMVECLLFARSDRGGLLIAYLLASLVLGLLLVWAGARLASSMPVHPG
- a CDS encoding C39 family peptidase; translated protein: MKRLRLRGGALACALAVLGGASASTTELRLPNGGAYSVRVTSLKEARFKMTIPQQYDFSCGSAATATLLTHQYGHPVNEVDVFVQMYNNGDQVKIRKEGFSLLDMRRYLKSKGFEADGFELPLEKLQEENVPAIVLLNDRGYRHFVVVKGLKNGRVLLGDPARGTRAMPRSRFEALWDNRVLFVVHNRRELARFNQASDWQTAPPAPLDMGIQRDGLRNITVPRRGPGDI
- a CDS encoding replication-associated recombination protein A, which translates into the protein MARTRTPLEPQTDLLSVDNEALRPLAERMRPRTLDEMVGQRRLLAPGSALRRAVESGHVHSMILWGPPGCGKTTLSLLLARYADAEFKAISAVLSGLPEVRQVLGEAAQRFAGGRRTVLFVDEVHRFNKAQQDAFLPHIERGTIIFVGATTENPSFELNSALLSRCRVHVMEAVSVDDIRQALRQALDDRERGFGDQPLQVDDDALREIASAADGDVRRALTLLEIAAELAADEGNRITPQTLVQVLADRTRRFDKGGEQFYDQISALHKSVRSSNPDGAVYWLARMLDGGCDPAYLARRMTRMAVEDIGLADPRALQMAIDAWDTYERLGSPEGDLALAQLVIYLASTAKSNAGYMAFNAAKRDVREYGTQDVPLHLRNAPTKLMKELGYGTGYQYDHDAEGGIALDQTAFPDAMGEQVYYAPVERGLEIKLKEKLDRLREARRQARASAGDRRNGEG